The Syntrophobotulus glycolicus DSM 8271 DNA window ACAGAAGAGTTCGGAGGGGAAACCGAGGAATCTGGGGAAGAGATAGAAGAGCTTGGAGAGGAAACCGAGGAATCTGAGGAAGAGATCGAAGAGCTTGGGGAGGAAACCGGGGAATCCAAGGAAGAGACAGAAGAGCTTGGAGAGGAAACCGAGGAGTCCGAGGAAGAGACGGAGGATGTCAAGGAACAAAGCACGAAGCCAGTGAATGTCGAGGATCTGATCGATTCAGGTTTTGCGGCTAAATCCAGAGGATCATTCCATGAAGCGGCAGAGCTGTTTGTTCAGGCTTTGGACTTAAGGCCTGCCCCGGATCTGGCCTATTATTTGATTATTGATGCCTATGACATGTGTGTGGCTGCGGGTGATCCCAATAGGATAATCAGGAGATTGAATCAATATTGTTTAGAATACAAAGATACCTTGCCCTCCGGCATGAAGGAAAACTTTGAAAAGTGGTTAAAAAAACCTTGAGTTTTTATAAAATAATATTATGAATACGATGTATATGATCAAACAAAGGAGGATTTTTGTTTTGAAATCGATTAAGGAAATTATAGGGTTGAAAATCATTAGTATTGCGGAAGGCACTCAGGTAGGTACAGTGAAAGACCTGGTTTTAAATCCGGCAGGCGGATTATTGGACTTTTTTATTATTGATAAACAGACCGATTCTATAGGAGCGCGCACAAAAGCGATTGCTTTTAAGGATATTCAAGGGTTGGGGGAATTTGCCATAACGATACCTGATCAAAAGGTGATTCAAAATATTATTTCTAACAGTCAAGTACTGGAATTGATCGATCAGAATGTAAAGGTGATCGGAGCTAAGGTCCTGACGATAAAAGGAACGATTATCGGTGAGGTGACTGAAATCTATTTTGATGAAGAAACCGGAAAGATCAATAAATGTGTTTATGAAGATAAGACCAAAGAACAGAAAGAGATTAATGCTGAGTCAATTGTTACGTACGGAGAAAATTTGCTGATTGTGAACGACGGATCAAGGCAAAATAAGTCTTTCGGGCAGGAAGCCGTCATTGAAGACAAATTGCCGCCCCAAATTCAGGCGCAGGAAGTGCAGGAGGTTCAGGAAGTGCAGGAAGAGCAGGAAATACCAGCTCCTCCGGGTATCACCGAAGCCGCAGCAACCAGCGACAGCGCCGAGAATAGTCCTAATGATGGGTTTAACCTGTTTGAACAGCGCCAGCTTCAGTATTTTGTCGGGAAAAAGGTCGTCAGAAATATCAAGCTTGATAATGGGGATATCCTGCCTATCGGTCAGATCATTACAAGCGATACAATAGGAAAAATAAAGACAAGAGCAACGTTGATGGAGGTTACTTCACATTTAGAAAAGGGATAATATAATTTATGCAAAAAAGGTATTTGCTGATCTTACTGTTTTTAGTTTTACAGATGACGATCACAGTCGGAATAGGCATTGCAACAGCTTATGCCTTTGATCATGAGCAAGCTCCTTATGGCGTCAGGGTCGGGCAGTTGAATCTGGAGGGCTATAGTAAGGATGAGGCCTGGGAGCAAATAGAAGCAATCATGCCGCAAGAAGTTGTTTATAACGGACAGGTGTACAAGCTATCCATAGTGGATTCAAGGGAAAATGCGAAGAGCTGG harbors:
- a CDS encoding PRC-barrel domain-containing protein: MKSIKEIIGLKIISIAEGTQVGTVKDLVLNPAGGLLDFFIIDKQTDSIGARTKAIAFKDIQGLGEFAITIPDQKVIQNIISNSQVLELIDQNVKVIGAKVLTIKGTIIGEVTEIYFDEETGKINKCVYEDKTKEQKEINAESIVTYGENLLIVNDGSRQNKSFGQEAVIEDKLPPQIQAQEVQEVQEVQEEQEIPAPPGITEAAATSDSAENSPNDGFNLFEQRQLQYFVGKKVVRNIKLDNGDILPIGQIITSDTIGKIKTRATLMEVTSHLEKG